Proteins from one Acyrthosiphon pisum isolate AL4f unplaced genomic scaffold, pea_aphid_22Mar2018_4r6ur Scaffold_19336;HRSCAF=20021, whole genome shotgun sequence genomic window:
- the LOC100571918 gene encoding potassium voltage-gated channel protein Shaw-like: MVGGHQPQSTGGANCTGTMMNILNIDAENRVVLNVGGIRHETYKATLKKIPATRLSRLTEALANYDPVLNEYFFDRHPGVFAQVLNYYR; this comes from the coding sequence ATGGTAGGTGGTCACCAGCCGCAGTCGACGGGAGGCGCCAACTGCACGGGCACTATGATGAACATACTGAACATAGACGCCGAGAACCGGGTGGTGCTGAACGTCGGCGGCATCAGGCACGAAACCTACAAGGCCACCCTGAAGAAAATACCTGCCACAAGATTGAGCCGGCTGACCGAGGCGTTGGCCAACTATGACCCGGTGCTAAATGAATACTTCTTCGACAGACATCCCGGCGTGTTTGCTCAGGTCCTCAACTATTACAGGTGA